From Echinicola soli, a single genomic window includes:
- a CDS encoding dipeptide epimerase: MKLEILIKQLPLKHTFTIAHQSRDVQETLIVRLTDGEFYGLGESTTNPFYGMTVENMTESLENARPIVEAGNWETPEKLWEQCKGIFAHNPFAQCALDLAAWDLFTKKMDVKLYEYLKLDPLNIPTTNFTIGIAETSKMVEKMRELDWPLYKIKLGTDHDLEIVRELRKHTKAIFRIDANCAWNAEQAIEYSHELKKLQVEFMEQPLAKDDLEGMKEVYKHSKLPVIADESCIVESDVKKCHGLFHGINVKLVKAGGITPGLRMLYEAKELGMQTMVGCMTESSVGVTAIAHIAPLLDYVDMDGAMLLAKDIAKGVHIEPGKVTFPDGPGIGAELI; this comes from the coding sequence GATCAAACAATTGCCACTGAAACACACCTTCACCATCGCCCACCAAAGTCGTGATGTGCAGGAAACACTCATCGTCCGCCTTACGGATGGTGAGTTTTATGGCCTTGGGGAGTCCACCACCAATCCCTTCTATGGGATGACGGTCGAAAACATGACCGAGTCCCTGGAAAATGCCCGTCCGATCGTCGAAGCAGGTAATTGGGAAACGCCTGAGAAGCTTTGGGAACAATGTAAAGGGATTTTTGCCCACAATCCATTTGCCCAGTGTGCACTGGATTTGGCCGCTTGGGACCTGTTCACCAAAAAGATGGACGTAAAGCTCTACGAGTACCTCAAGCTGGATCCATTAAACATCCCGACGACCAACTTCACCATAGGTATAGCCGAAACGAGCAAAATGGTGGAAAAGATGAGGGAGCTGGACTGGCCACTTTATAAAATCAAGCTGGGCACAGACCATGACCTGGAGATCGTACGCGAGCTGCGCAAACACACCAAAGCCATCTTCCGCATCGATGCAAATTGTGCATGGAACGCAGAGCAGGCCATTGAATATTCCCATGAACTGAAGAAACTCCAAGTGGAATTTATGGAGCAGCCACTGGCCAAAGACGACCTGGAAGGCATGAAGGAAGTGTATAAACATAGCAAATTGCCCGTCATTGCGGACGAAAGCTGCATCGTGGAATCAGATGTCAAAAAATGCCATGGTCTCTTCCATGGCATCAATGTCAAGTTGGTCAAAGCGGGTGGCATTACACCTGGATTGCGCATGCTCTATGAAGCCAAGGAACTGGGCATGCAGACCATGGTGGGCTGTATGACGGAATCTTCTGTGGGCGTAACGGCGATTGCCCATATTGCACCGCTACTGGATTATGTGGATATGGACGGAGCTATGCTGCTCGCCAAGGACATTGCCAAAGGCGTCCATATCGAACCCGGAAAAGTCACTTTCCCAGATGGACCAGGCATCGGCGCAGAGTTAATTTGA
- a CDS encoding aminotransferase class I/II-fold pyridoxal phosphate-dependent enzyme yields MQHHPINHKIGRLIPWKGKDYLYFSGTAYLGMGSVPKFEQLILQGIQQYGSNHGASRFSNVQLEVFDALEEKFAHEAGAPFGALLSSGFMAGYLAQTLLYAHADDVWPAPDAHPAILPAQFQPDPILSFRNFAEDCIQKSHQVTGHTIAILSNAVDTILPAVHDFSWVRQLSEQNNYYLLIDDSHALGLLGKGIYGTYHQWKSLPVRLIVAGSLGKALAIPAGIILGDAYFIEKVKSSAIFRGASPAAPGYCQAFLQADKLYEQQQSLLRANMAYFFHLIKDSSDKLRFNPRFPVVTFKNNGWSPKLLEAGIMISSFSYPRSEDAPVDRIILSAYHTKEDLVQLAAAITSG; encoded by the coding sequence ATGCAGCACCACCCTATAAACCATAAAATCGGTAGACTTATTCCCTGGAAAGGAAAGGACTACCTCTATTTCAGCGGCACTGCTTATTTAGGGATGGGCAGTGTGCCGAAATTCGAGCAGCTGATTCTTCAAGGCATCCAACAGTACGGCTCCAATCACGGAGCCAGTAGATTTAGCAATGTCCAGCTGGAAGTATTTGACGCCTTGGAAGAGAAATTTGCCCATGAAGCAGGAGCTCCATTTGGAGCTTTGCTCAGCAGTGGATTTATGGCCGGATATCTCGCCCAGACGCTTTTGTATGCACATGCGGATGATGTGTGGCCAGCTCCGGATGCCCATCCAGCCATCCTTCCCGCCCAATTCCAGCCTGATCCAATCCTGTCTTTCCGCAATTTTGCTGAGGACTGTATCCAAAAGAGCCATCAAGTAACAGGCCACACCATCGCTATCCTCTCCAATGCGGTGGATACCATTTTACCGGCCGTGCATGATTTTAGCTGGGTAAGACAGCTCTCGGAACAAAATAATTATTACCTGCTGATAGACGACAGTCATGCTTTGGGATTGCTTGGAAAAGGAATATACGGCACCTATCATCAGTGGAAGAGCCTCCCTGTCCGTTTGATTGTAGCAGGCTCGCTTGGCAAAGCCTTGGCCATTCCTGCGGGAATTATTTTGGGGGATGCCTACTTTATAGAAAAGGTGAAAAGCAGCGCTATCTTCAGAGGGGCCTCTCCAGCAGCACCAGGTTACTGTCAGGCCTTCTTGCAGGCTGACAAACTCTACGAACAGCAGCAATCGCTACTTCGAGCAAACATGGCGTATTTTTTTCACCTGATCAAAGACTCCTCGGATAAGCTAAGGTTCAATCCTCGTTTCCCTGTGGTCACCTTCAAAAATAACGGTTGGTCTCCCAAATTGCTGGAAGCAGGAATTATGATTTCCTCTTTTTCCTATCCAAGGTCGGAAGATGCGCCTGTGGACCGGATTATTTTATCCGCCTACCACACCAAAGAAGACCTCGTACAATTGGCCGCAGCGATTACCTCAGGCTAA